The window TGATCTCAGCGGCGACGATGTACGCGGGGCAGCCATAGAGAACCCATTCTCCGGGAGTGAATTTCAGATCGATCCGGCTCAGATATGTGATGCGGGATTCCAGGTCATCTCCATGAAGGTAAAGGGGAAGCCACCTCGGAAGTCCCGACATATGTGCGAGAAGGTGAATTATCTTTATCCTTTTTTTCTGTCCTTCCTTGAACCGGGGGAGGAATTTATGAATGCCATCGTTGAGATTGAAGATGCGGTGCCCAGCTAGGATAACGGCCAGGAGGGCCGTGCAGAGCGGCTTGGTGAGAGAGGCAATGTCGAAGATCGTCCGCTCGCACATCTCAATCTTGATCGGTTCCAGGACTGAATAGCCCAGCGCGCCCATGGCGATTATTCTATCCCTTTCGCCGACAAGATAGACGGCGCCAGGAAAGCGCCTCTCCGCGATGCAGATTTTCAGGAACTCTTCGATCGTTTCATGCCTCAGGTCCATAGCCTTTTATCCTTTCATCCCTTCGAGGATCCTGAAGGCAAGTGAAAGGGCCATCACCCCATCTTCTCCGGGAATCTCCGCAGGCTTTCCCTCCCTGATGGAGGTCAAGAATGAGACGATCTCTCTCTTCAAGGGTTCATCCTTCTCCACCGCAAGATCTTCAATCTTGATCTGCGGCGTTTCAGATTCACCGCGGACCAGATGATAATACTGTGCCTCCTGGGCGGCGCAATCTATGGAGATGTAGCTCTCCGGTTGGAAGATCCTGATCTTTCGCACTTTATCCTTGCTGATCCTGCTCGCCGTGATGTTGGCCACGCATCCTCTCTTGAATCTGATCCGGGCATTGGCGATGTCGATCTTATCCGTGAGCGCCCTCACGCCGATGGAGTCAACCGATTCGATCTCGTCGCGGACCATGTTCAGGATGATATCAAGGTCATGGATCATCAGATCGAGGACGACGTCGATGTCGGTGCTCCTTCTAGAAAAAGTACCCAGCCTGTGGGTCTCAATGAATCCTGGATCCGCGATCTTCTTCCGGGCTTCCTGGACGACCGGGTTGAAACGTTCCGTGTGACCGACGAAGAGGACTCTGTTTTTCCTTCGGGCCAGATCTATAAGAATCTGCGCCTCCTCAATCGTGGCGGCCATCGGCTTCTCCACGAGGATATGGCAATCGTTGTTCAGAAATGCCGAAGCTACCATGAAATGGTCGATCGTGGGGACGGCAATGCTGACGGCATCGACTCTGCCAAAGAGATCTCCGAAGTCCAGGGATTTCACACCATACTTTTCTGCGACATCTTTCGCCCGTTCTCTGTTGACATCCACTACGCCGACGAGCCTGCAGCCATGGAGAGACGAATAGATCCTCGCGTGATGCTGACCCAGATGCCCTACTCCGATGACGGCCACTCTTACCATTTCTCACTCCTTAATCGACGATCCACTTAAACTTCAATAGTCTGATTCCTCGCTTTTAGATGCTGTATAGATGGGATCTTTCGCCACAAGTTGATGAAGCATGGATGGAAGATCGCCTCCGACGGCGGTGTGTCCCTCCTTCAGCGGATGACGCCCCGTCTGGAGGCCCTGATGAACTGACAGAAATATCTGACCTCCTCGAAACTTCCGAACTCAGACTCCGCTTTCGCCAGAGCATCCTTGAGAAGCATCTTCGATCTGAAGATGGTCATATATGCGCTCTTTATCGCCTCGATGGGCTCCTTTTGGAAGCCTCTTCTCTGAAGCCCGATGACGTTGATTCCATAGGATTTTGCCCTGTTCCCCACGGTCAGCACGTAGGGAAGGGCATCTTGTGTGATGACAGAATATCCTCCGATGAAGGCGTATTTTCCGATGCGGCAGAACTGATGGACTCCCGAGAAGGCGCCGATGGTCGAGAAATCTTCTACCTCGACATGACCGGCGAGGGTCGCCGCATTGGCGAAGATCGTTCCGTTCCCGATGTGGCAGTCATGGGCGATGTGACTGTATGCCATGAAAAAGTTGCTATCGCCGATCGTTGTGATCCCGCCACCTCCTGCCGTCCCCAGATTCACCGTGATGAACTCCCGGAAAGTATTGTTCTTTCCGATCCTCAATTTAGTCTTCTCTCCTTTGAACTTAAGATCCTGCGGATAGGTTCCGATTGAAGAGAAAGGAAAGATGCTGCAGTTTTCCCCGATCTCTGTGTCTCCATCGATGAATGCGTGTGCTCCAATCCGACAATTCTCAGCGATCTTCACATTGTCGCCGATGACTGCATATGGAGCGATGGAGACACCGGAAGCGATCTGCGCTTTTGGACTGACTGTTGCCCTCGAATCTATGAACGTTGTGTTGCTCATCGTTATGGCTCTTCGTCTATTTTCATCGACTGATCTTCATCGAATTAAAATCTAAGAGATGGGGCAAGCGCGATTTTTTTATCTGTCGACCATGGCCGACGTGATCTCAGCCTCGGCTACTATGCTTTCGTCAACCTTCGCCACTGCTTTGAGCTTGCATGTCCATGAACGGAGGTTCAGGACTTCAACCTCCAGCCTGAGAGTATCTCCGGGGATGACGGGCTTGCGGAACTTGGCATTGTTGATGGACATGAAATAGATGAGCTTCTTTTCCCTCTCCTGAACGGAATGGAGGAGAAGAACGCCTCCCGTCTGCGCCATGGCTTCTATGATCAGGACACCGGGCATGATGGGATTCCCTGGAAAATGTCCCTGGAAGAACGGCTCGTTAACCGTCACGTTTTTGATCCCGACGATCCTTCTGTTCTCTTCCAATTCGATGATTCTATCCACCAGCAGCATGGGATATCTATGCGGAATGATGGACATAATCTGTTTAATATCAAACATTACCCCTCCCCGCGTAATTTTTTCTCGAGCCAATCTATCCGCTCACGCAACTTCACGATTTCGTTGCGGAATTCAGGGAGCCTCTCAAAGGTAATCTGTGATCTCTTCCACCGCATGTTATCGATGGCAGGATAGCCGGCCACATAAGCCTTAGGCGGAATATCCTCGAAAACGGCTGATTTTGCGGCGATGATGGCTCCATCCCCAATCTTCAGGTGGCCCGCCGCTCCCGACTGTCCAGCGAAAATGACCCCCTTCCCGATCTCAGTGCTTCCCGATATCCCCACCTGGGCGACTATCAGTGAATCTTCCCCGATGACAACATTATGAGCGATCTGTACCAAGTTATCGATCTTTGTCCCTCTGCGGATGACAGTATCTCCCATGGTGCCCCGATCGATGGAACAGTTGGAGCCGATCTCGACATCATCCTCGATGACGACTCCTCCGACCTGGGGGATCTTGTGGTGTTTCCCTCGATCCGTGGCAAACCCATATCCATCGCTTCCCACTACCGTCCCGCTGTGGATGATGACGCGGGAACCTATCTTCGATTTCCGGTAGATGGAGACATTGGCGTATATGATAGTTTCGGCTCCGATGAAACAGTCATCTGCAACGTGGACTCCAGGAAAAAGCCTGACCCTGTCCGCGATCACGCAGTTATCCCCGATGGTGACTAA is drawn from Acidobacteriota bacterium and contains these coding sequences:
- the lpxA gene encoding acyl-ACP--UDP-N-acetylglucosamine O-acyltransferase; translated protein: MSNTTFIDSRATVSPKAQIASGVSIAPYAVIGDNVKIAENCRIGAHAFIDGDTEIGENCSIFPFSSIGTYPQDLKFKGEKTKLRIGKNNTFREFITVNLGTAGGGGITTIGDSNFFMAYSHIAHDCHIGNGTIFANAATLAGHVEVEDFSTIGAFSGVHQFCRIGKYAFIGGYSVITQDALPYVLTVGNRAKSYGINVIGLQRRGFQKEPIEAIKSAYMTIFRSKMLLKDALAKAESEFGSFEEVRYFCQFIRASRRGVIR
- the fabZ gene encoding 3-hydroxyacyl-ACP dehydratase FabZ, whose amino-acid sequence is MFDIKQIMSIIPHRYPMLLVDRIIELEENRRIVGIKNVTVNEPFFQGHFPGNPIMPGVLIIEAMAQTGGVLLLHSVQEREKKLIYFMSINNAKFRKPVIPGDTLRLEVEVLNLRSWTCKLKAVAKVDESIVAEAEITSAMVDR
- a CDS encoding Gfo/Idh/MocA family oxidoreductase, yielding MVRVAVIGVGHLGQHHARIYSSLHGCRLVGVVDVNRERAKDVAEKYGVKSLDFGDLFGRVDAVSIAVPTIDHFMVASAFLNNDCHILVEKPMAATIEEAQILIDLARRKNRVLFVGHTERFNPVVQEARKKIADPGFIETHRLGTFSRRSTDIDVVLDLMIHDLDIILNMVRDEIESVDSIGVRALTDKIDIANARIRFKRGCVANITASRISKDKVRKIRIFQPESYISIDCAAQEAQYYHLVRGESETPQIKIEDLAVEKDEPLKREIVSFLTSIREGKPAEIPGEDGVMALSLAFRILEGMKG
- the lpxD gene encoding UDP-3-O-(3-hydroxymyristoyl)glucosamine N-acyltransferase, encoding MGKEWTLKEIADRVRGDVAGDPALIIKGVMPLETARDGFISFLSNPRYKDKARTTEASAIIVSRDMVLEGKSLIRVENPYLAFAIVLEMFHAEEHIPTGISPDARYGKGCNLGKEISIAPLVTIGDNCVIADRVRLFPGVHVADDCFIGAETIIYANVSIYRKSKIGSRVIIHSGTVVGSDGYGFATDRGKHHKIPQVGGVVIEDDVEIGSNCSIDRGTMGDTVIRRGTKIDNLVQIAHNVVIGEDSLIVAQVGISGSTEIGKGVIFAGQSGAAGHLKIGDGAIIAAKSAVFEDIPPKAYVAGYPAIDNMRWKRSQITFERLPEFRNEIVKLRERIDWLEKKLRGEG